In the genome of Vanessa cardui chromosome 11, ilVanCard2.1, whole genome shotgun sequence, the window agcccttttttactcaattcatatgtatttatacacggtacataaaccaaaataacattttttacaatttttgtctctctgtctgtctgtctgtttgttccggctaatctttggaacagctggaccaattttgaagggactttcattggcaaataactgatataataaggagtaacttaggctacaatattttttttattttgttaattcaaaCGCGGACAAATGTCGCAGGTACACCTAGTCATAAATAAGTCTGCAACTTAGAAAGAGAGAACCATGTTTTTTTCAAGGAGTTGCTATTACGTTTTCTCTTTGTTACATTGCTACCATTAAGCCGTTGATCTAGTGTGGTAGTGTTATGTTACCTactgtttacataattatattattaatattataaattaatatcaacacacagctattaaataaaaatgaagcgAGTACGAAAAGTAGGGTAATTATTTAGTActgatgtaataaaaataacggaaTCTGTATTCGCTTTTGATACCTCGCTATAGTGTTTTTCATGCTCCATCTGCTTTTCGTTTTATAATCTATGCTTTATAATGTGAACAgatattactattattgtaattaagttCAAACAGATATAACCGATTGATTTAATGATTGCAAATACAATCGGAATAAAGAAGGAATGATATTCGTTCGGTATTTAAATTAACGAATCGTTGAAAGATGTAGACGTTGAAATATGGCACCATCTAAGAATAGACATCACAATTATTGATCATTGATCCACCGAAAATCTGAATACAAATACGCAAAGATACTGAAATATCTTTTAATCTTCTGTCaattgtcttttttttcttttttttatcgttgTCTGGAATTtagattctttttttgaatacaattttagTAGTGATTACGATCGAATTTCGTCGAGAAAAACTCAAACTCatataaacatttacatattatgacATTATCATTTAATACTTGATATTATTCGATTAGATTATTTTCTGTTTAACgtaaattgcattaaaattacTGGTTATCAATCATCAGgcatcaatttataaataagaatgacATCACGAGCTATTCTATGGAATTGTTGCTTTAACAGACGTATGGCGCTTATCTTTCATTTCACTACTTTGAATGTAATGTGTATACGATTTATAAAGCAATTATAGTACCTACGTATGATATGCAATTAATGTACAAGCAAAGGTCAATGAACCCTTCACGGTTGTCGGTTTTAATATCTGGTCTTACcttaacattcaaaaatatcaaggtatttatttaagttacacATAATATAGACGACAAACATATGATAAGAAAGGGTGGATTTCTTaacttatatgatatatttagatactgcaagatatattaatcattgctTATAtaaccaatgcaccaccaaccttggaagctTATATGTTACCTTACCCCTGGTTAAGCTGAACATAACAACACTAAGTTACTATTTGGCAATAGAAAATACCCAGACAATTgttggtttaaatatttattagcgtCTGCGAAACCTACGGATTGTATCAGTAGGAAAACCAACGAAATttcttcaaataattaaataattattacttcgTAGTCTAATATATCTGAGGATgctgaaaataaaatctacatcTAATATGTAGgcaacattgaaatatttttaacgctaacatttttttcatacgTTACGTATCAAaagctttattttattgatttttttataacaaaatcatattattttaacttaaaattagtCATTAATCAATATCATCTGTCAGCTTTCGGATACATTACACAAGTTTAATGctcaaatactaataataaaacataagaaaataatatgttttatgatCTTCAAAGCGGTCAATTTACGACAATATGCGCTAAAAGTAGCGACATGACTATGTGGATTTCGTGCAATTTGGCGTCATCGCAGAACAAAGTATATTCTGCCCTggcatgattattatttaatttattaattacagctATTAGATACGTAGAAAACACATGCTTTTTTTATCGAATAGATAGGCAGATGGATGAATAGAACTAATAGTATGAGGTCACCATCTCCCATAGATATtgccctgtaagaaatataccATTCCTTAGATCgacaatgcgctaccaacctttgCAACTAAGATGCTGTGTCCCTTGTGTTCTCCcaattattactaaagttatttatCTAAAGACGAACTAAGCTTAAACTATAGAATGCAAATCATTTTGTCACAATAAATAAtctactttgtggtagggctttgtacttggtaccacccactcatcagatattctaccgctaaacaacactacgcagtattgttgtgttccggtttaaagggtgagtgagccagtgtaactacaggcacaagggacatagcatcttagttcccaagattggtggcgcattgacgatgtgttcatgtttaaatttatcaacttattttattagttgtcattaatagatggcattagtaggattttaaatcgcgctatagatgttttctttttgttacaatatgtaaagcaatgttccaaataaaatttgagtttcctGGATCAATAGTACTTTCATTCGTCAACTAacattggtccttcgagccggataaaATAATAGTGAAAATTCGAGTCGGTTCGCGAAGTGCAGTGTGAAAAGTGCAAATTGTGCGGAGTGTATAATGGTACTTAGCTGCCATGGAATTACGGTATAGAAGTGAGTGAGAGGAATAGTGAAGTTAAAGGAAGTGATTTGTGTGGCAAAGTGTGTGTAAAACGGGATTACAGTGCATACAAACGGACTAGTGGTGGTGGACTGGTAACCGTAAGTACTAGAATAAGGACATAGACAATTGGTGAAAAAAAGTGATAtagacttaaaataatttcaatatttggacttgtaaaaattcaaaaaaacacATTGACATtagctgttattttattaaaatacttaaaatttgtaGCCTAAATTGTGACCATTACTTTTCGTGCTAAGTGATTAGttgatataactttaaaatggaAGCATTACAGAGAACCCAAATAGATATTTCTatgcaaatgaaaaaaatgttagataattttaaaaaatctccaAAGGAGCGAATAACAAAAGCATTTTTAGAGACTAGGCTAGAAATGTTGACAGATTATTGGGACGAATTTCAAAAACGACATTCAAATTTGACATCAGTTTCAACAGATGATAGAAAAAAGTTagcatattttattgaaaacatttatgaCACAACATTAGACGTTTACTTAGACTTTAAAACACGTCTAAAAGAGCGGTTGAATGAGATAGAGTTAAAAGTGCTGACAACTTCTAGAACTCATATAGATTTGGAAGAAAATACCTCAGTTGTTGCGAAGTTACCACCGATTCACTTACCAAAATTTTCTGGCGATTATAAAGAATGGTTATCTTTTCGTGATTTGTTCTTATCTTTAGTTCAcgaaaataagcaaataaataaagtgaacaAATGCCAATATTTGAAGTCAAGTTTATTTGGAGAGGCAGAAAGTCTTGTCAAGCAGATACAAGTATCTGATAATAATTACGATATTATGTgggaaattttaaacaaaagatatGATAATCGAAGAAGTATAGTTAATGcttttattggaaaattactcAGTCAAAGAAAAATTAACATAGAATCTGCAAAGGCTATTAAAGAGTTATTAGATGTCACCTCTGAATGTTTGGTCACTTTGAAGAGTTTAAACATACCGACAGAAAGTTGGGATGACATAGTggtatatattacaatacaaaaattgGACCCAGAAtctcataaattatttgaacaaaGAATTGAATCTAATTCCAATTTACCAACCTGGAAAGATATGTCTGAATTTTTAGAGTTTAGATTTAGAACTTTAGAAGCCATTAAATCCAGAgaaaacatacaatataaagtaATGCCTACTACTAAAAGTTTTGCCACAAACATATCATCAAACTTATCGTGTTCCTATTGCAAGCaagatcattatatatatagatgccAAGACTTTGCGAAATTGAGTGCGAATTCAAAACAAGAATTTGTTCAAAAGAACAATCTTTGTTTCAATTGCTTGATAAAAGGCCACTCAGTCAAAACTTGTAAACAGTCCACTTCATGTCGTAAATGTGGCAAAAAACATCACTCATTATTGCATGGTTATTCGGTGGCACCATCCACTGCGAATAATTTACAACCGACTCAGATGACAAATGACGTTACCACACTGGGAAATTCCATAGATAGTTGTCCTGTTATACTAGCTACGGCAATGGTATCTGTGCAGTCAAAACGAGATAATAGTTTACATGTATTACGTGCACTTGTAGACCCTGGTTCGCAAGCCTCACTAGTAGCTGAATCAACTTGCCAATGTTTAGGACTCAAAAGAACAcctataataggaaatatagtagGAGTTGATTCTAATAGAACTGTAACCAAGGCTTTCGTCGAGTTTGAGATAATATCAATTCAAAATCCAAGCTTTAAAGTTAAGATTATGGCATATATATTAAAGTCTCTAACATCATATTTGCCACAACGCGAGCACAAGGTTGTTTGGCCGCAACTTAATAGTTTGAAATTAGCTGATTCATCGTTTCAACGGCCAGGCAAAATAGACCTTATTTTAGGAGCAGATGTCTATCCAGATATTCTTCAGCAAGGTATTATAGTTCATAAAACCGAAAATAACACACTTGTTGCTCAGCAATCTACACTTGGATGGTTGATATCaggaaaaagtataaataaaagcaataactcatataattatgttcataattatcatttaaaaactgATATAGATAAAGAGCTGCGTCGTTTCTGGGAACTAGAGGAaccgatttataataaaaaggtaATGACAAATGaagaaatgaaaaaatgaaAACAGCAAGGTATTATAGTTCATAAAACCGAAAATAACACACTTGTTGCTCAGCAATCTACACTTGGATGGTTGATATCaggaaaaagtataaataaaagcaataactcatataattatgttcataattatcatttaaaaactgATATAGATAAAGAGCTGCGTCGTTTCTGGGAACTAGAGGAaccgatttataataaaaaggtaATGACAAATGAAGAAATGAAATGTGaagcatattttgattcaaCTCATATTAAAAGAGAAGATGGGCATTATCAAGTTAGATTACCATTCATAACTCAACCACCAAACTTAGGAGACTCTTTAACAACAgcattaaaatcattttcaatcTTAGAGAAAAGATTTGATAGACAACCAAAATTAAAGGAAAGATATACGGAATTCATGGCTGATTATTTAGACCAAAACCATATGGAACTTGTGCCACATGATGACAATAGTGAACAGGTATATTATTTGCCACACCATGCTGTCATAAACGAACAGCATACTACAACTAAGCTACGTGTGGTATTCAATGGTTCTGCTAAAACTAGCAACGGTAAGTCATTAAACGATAACTTATTAATTGGACCACCGCTTCAAAGTGATATTCGCAATGTTACGTTGCGATGGAGATGTCATGCTATAGTCTTTCTGGGAGATATTCGACAGATGTATCGACAAATTTGGATAGATCAACAAGATGTGAATTATCAAAGAATTTTGTGGAGACCTACTGTCGACAATCCAATACAACATTATCGTTTAACAACAGTAACATACGGCACGTCATGTGCACCATATCTCGCTATAAAAACTCTTAAACAAGTTGCTCAAGATGAAAACAGTAACTATAGACCTGAAGTAATTAAAGCTATAATGAACGACTTTTATGTCGATGACTTACTAACCGGAGCAACTGACATTGAAGCTGCAATTGCACTCaaagaagatattattaaagttcTTAAAAAAGGAGGGTTTACTTTACACAAAATCACGTCTAATCACCCAAAAATAGaatcaacaacaataaataCTAGACAGATACTAGGCATTTGGTTTAATAGTATCAGTGATAAATTTGAgttaaaaatagatcttaaacaTAAAGGAGACAAAATAACCAAACGTTCTGCTTTATGTGACATAGCTCAAATTTATGATCCTAGCGGGTGGTTAGCTCCTATTGTCGTAAAGGCTAAAAATATGCTGCAACAGTTATGGATAAATAAACTCGATTGGGATGATATTATTCCACAACCATTAAATCAAGAATGGGTTAAGTTTAGACAAGAATTGAAAGAAATGCCTATGATAGAActagatagatattttttttttttttttttttggcggtAGGCAAAGAAAACTATAACATTGTTCTGGGATTATaagtttcgattttattatctatttttaatctaagtcaACAATATTCATcagtttattaaagtttaagttctattatatacttacaagtGTTATCTCAGcttaatatatgcatatagtgCTTATTTAAACATATCACCTGCACTGTCCTGCCGGCACAACAAACTTCATCATTATAAACACTGAGTTTGTACCATTTACATCAAACATGGCAAACTATTACACTGTAATGGAAACACAAAAGGCATTAGAAGCTTCCTTGCTGGAGAAGATGTCGGAATTTGAGAAGCAGCTGAAGGCAAGTACCCCAGGGAGTAACATCAATCTCGCAGCTCTGGCTGATgaatttaattgctttaaagATCACGTCTGGTCAATTCTGAGCCTTCTCAGACA includes:
- the LOC124533355 gene encoding uncharacterized protein LOC124533355, with product MTNEEMKCEAYFDSTHIKREDGHYQVRLPFITQPPNLGDSLTTALKSFSILEKRFDRQPKLKERYTEFMADYLDQNHMELVPHDDNSEQVYYLPHHAVINEQHTTTKLRVVFNGSAKTSNGKSLNDNLLIGPPLQSDIRNVTLRWRCHAIVFLGDIRQMYRQIWIDQQDVNYQRILWRPTVDNPIQHYRLTTVTYGTSCAPYLAIKTLKQVAQDENSNYRPEVIKAIMNDFYVDDLLTGATDIEAAIALKEDIIKVLKKGGFTLHKITSNHPKIESTTINTRQILGIWFNSISDKFELKIDLKHKGDKITKRSALCDIAQIYDPSGWLAPIVVKAKNMLQQLWINKLDWDDIIPQPLNQEWVKFRQELKEMPMIELDRWIGMSDKILKVELHGFSDASDIAYSAVIYSRIITSTNIKITMIESKTRVAPVKKISIPRLELCGAVLLAKLIKRVKATLNIDSNNVYAWTDATIVLAWLQKPPRHWSTFVANRVTEIINVIEKEKWNHVVSHENPADVASRGISPLDLPNHYLWWNGPSWLHSDKNFIKQQVDIPVTDRHSPKLASQLMGNLPKERVTQQRPFSISGVDFAGASKELKKMFEQSMINLSPEIAELLAKDSTEWKFNPPGAPHMGGLWEATVKSMIDFHRLSGYWVV